Proteins encoded in a region of the Candidatus Methylomirabilis lanthanidiphila genome:
- a CDS encoding hypothetical protein (Cytochrome b(N-terminal)/b6/petB): MGSDTISRVITRSVRCGKAAGALFLAWLCLTIVPNAVVAFTEPSSVPEECLTCHNDPDLKKETGKERRTSLFVEPSDLAQSPHKTLTCAACHADISEGPHTEIPQPVRCNTCHRKSHEQILESAHAKLGGSGPSANCVACHGSHRIRKITAAVDVICAACHGSQAKQMAVGIHAEVRGEPARSLPTCVTCHAAHTVRSRRDPASSTHRSQIHEICARCHADPKVIAKERIARPRVVALFEQSIHGQAILQKGNLAAATCTDCHGAHEIRRGADPASGIFKGNVAATCSRCHANEAAQFQDSVHGGAVSRGISAAPTCTDCHGEHGITGTRAPGSRVAPLTISKTCAACHEAAPVVEEFGLAPGRAGTFFESFHGLAVRGGSPVVANCASCHGTHNIRPSADPRSTVNPMNLSQTCGQCHGGAGMQLAAARIHVAPGFGEHPWVTLIRRIYLVMIVIVIGGMSLHNALDFLARLRERWRAEERETGRFRVPSEVAHRLFERFTLNERIQHVTLLVTFTILVLSGFALKFPDAWWVRPLVWIEKGYAVRAWLHRIAGAMMTVAAVYHLAYLFWTQRGRTQFRLMRPCRRDISQAWDMVAFNLGWRPHRPRFHRFTYAEKLEYWAVVWGTVVMAGTGFIMWFQTGVLTRWPLAVIDLATVVHYYEAWLATLAVLVWHFYSVIFRPDVYPMSPVWLTGRLTGEQMAQDHAAELEEMLAAESAPSPVSPDEMTELRDGPDRGSDG; encoded by the coding sequence GTGGGTAGCGACACCATATCGCGTGTGATAACCAGGAGCGTACGCTGCGGAAAGGCGGCAGGAGCCCTTTTCCTTGCGTGGCTGTGCCTGACGATCGTTCCGAATGCCGTTGTGGCCTTCACGGAGCCGTCTTCCGTCCCAGAGGAGTGCCTGACCTGCCATAACGATCCCGACTTGAAGAAGGAGACCGGGAAGGAACGACGCACTTCACTGTTCGTAGAGCCGTCAGACTTGGCTCAATCGCCGCATAAAACGCTTACCTGCGCCGCGTGTCATGCCGACATCTCGGAAGGGCCTCACACCGAAATACCGCAGCCGGTCCGTTGTAACACATGTCATCGTAAGTCCCATGAGCAGATTCTGGAAAGCGCTCATGCGAAGCTGGGTGGCAGCGGCCCCAGCGCCAATTGCGTCGCCTGCCACGGCAGTCACCGAATTCGGAAGATAACCGCCGCTGTCGACGTCATCTGCGCGGCGTGCCATGGCAGCCAGGCAAAACAGATGGCGGTCGGTATTCACGCTGAGGTCCGCGGGGAGCCGGCTCGGAGCCTGCCTACCTGCGTGACATGTCATGCAGCCCATACCGTCAGATCCCGCCGCGATCCCGCGTCGTCCACCCATCGCTCGCAGATTCACGAAATTTGTGCCCGCTGCCATGCCGATCCGAAAGTCATCGCCAAAGAGCGGATCGCCAGGCCGCGGGTCGTGGCGCTCTTCGAGCAGAGTATCCACGGACAGGCCATCTTGCAGAAAGGCAATCTCGCCGCTGCCACCTGCACCGATTGCCATGGCGCTCACGAGATCCGACGAGGCGCTGATCCTGCCTCGGGTATCTTCAAAGGGAACGTCGCTGCAACGTGCAGCCGTTGCCACGCCAATGAGGCCGCGCAGTTTCAGGATAGCGTCCACGGGGGGGCCGTCTCGCGCGGAATTTCGGCGGCGCCGACATGCACTGATTGCCACGGAGAGCACGGGATTACCGGGACCCGCGCGCCGGGATCGCGGGTCGCGCCGTTGACGATCTCCAAGACCTGCGCGGCCTGTCACGAGGCGGCGCCCGTGGTCGAGGAGTTCGGCCTCGCGCCGGGTCGCGCCGGGACGTTCTTTGAGAGCTTCCACGGCCTTGCGGTAAGGGGCGGTTCTCCCGTTGTGGCCAACTGTGCAAGCTGCCATGGAACTCACAACATCCGACCTTCCGCCGATCCACGCTCGACCGTCAACCCGATGAACCTCTCGCAAACCTGCGGCCAGTGCCATGGAGGCGCGGGCATGCAATTGGCCGCCGCCAGGATTCACGTGGCCCCTGGGTTCGGCGAACACCCATGGGTGACACTGATCCGACGGATCTACCTGGTGATGATCGTGATCGTCATCGGCGGGATGAGCCTGCACAACGCGCTTGACTTTCTGGCGCGTCTGCGGGAGCGTTGGCGGGCAGAGGAGCGGGAGACCGGCAGATTCCGCGTGCCGTCGGAGGTCGCGCACCGCCTCTTTGAGCGCTTCACACTCAATGAGCGGATTCAGCATGTCACACTGTTGGTCACCTTTACGATCCTGGTACTCAGCGGATTTGCGCTGAAGTTTCCCGATGCGTGGTGGGTGCGGCCGCTGGTCTGGATCGAAAAGGGATATGCCGTCCGCGCATGGCTCCATCGGATCGCCGGCGCGATGATGACGGTGGCGGCTGTCTACCATCTGGCGTATCTTTTCTGGACCCAGCGTGGCCGGACGCAGTTCCGGCTGATGCGACCCTGCCGGCGGGATATCAGCCAGGCGTGGGACATGGTGGCCTTTAACCTGGGCTGGCGACCACATCGGCCGCGTTTCCACCGGTTCACCTATGCGGAAAAGCTGGAGTATTGGGCGGTCGTATGGGGAACTGTCGTGATGGCCGGCACCGGGTTTATCATGTGGTTCCAGACCGGGGTGCTGACACGCTGGCCGCTTGCGGTGATTGACCTGGCGACTGTCGTCCATTATTACGAGGCGTGGCTGGCTACGCTGGCCGTCCTGGTCTGGCACTTCTACAGCGTTATCTTCCGGCCCGATGTCTACCCGATGAGTCCGGTCTGGTTGACGGGGAGGCTCACAGGGGAACAGATGGCTCAGGATCACGCCGCCGAACTGGAGGAGATGCTCGCGGCGGAATCCGCGCCAAGCCCAGTGTCGCCGGACGAGATGACAGAACTGCGGGACGGTCCCGATAGAGGATCAGATGGCTGA
- a CDS encoding Class III cytochrome C family protein, with protein MGRMIRRGTTLALACLLIVSFTPIRSLAQAKPKIPPPFAFEQKTTDEQGNRSPGKVTFNHKTHIEKGQKCLNCHGKGKPFKTKIGTSPDLTMKAYDEGKACGTCHNGKIAFSTKEKDSCLKCHKVPSSS; from the coding sequence ATGGGACGAATGATCCGAAGGGGCACGACGCTCGCTCTGGCGTGTCTTCTGATCGTCAGCTTTACACCGATTCGCAGTCTCGCCCAGGCAAAGCCCAAGATCCCACCTCCATTCGCGTTCGAGCAGAAGACTACAGATGAGCAGGGAAATCGGAGTCCCGGGAAGGTGACGTTCAATCATAAGACGCATATTGAAAAAGGTCAAAAGTGTCTGAACTGCCACGGCAAGGGTAAACCGTTCAAGACCAAGATTGGAACCTCCCCGGACCTGACCATGAAGGCTTACGATGAAGGGAAGGCGTGTGGCACCTGCCATAACGGGAAGATCGCATTCTCGACGAAGGAGAAGGATAGCTGCCTGAAGTGCCATAAGGTCCCGTCATCGTCGTAG
- a CDS encoding Doubled CXXCH motif (Paired_CXXCH_1): MLLRIMCFGLLLAAAVLIRVPFAAAEDACTDCHKSLREERLNRPAFKIKDDYHVARGLGCHSCHGGDQTALDNKAQAHSPAKGFLGKPKRYAIPESCGRCHSDPNFMRSFNPSIRTDQVKEYYSSVHGKKLREGDQKVAVCTSCHDVHAIRAVKDQMAWTYPTNVAETCGGCHGNAEYMKPYKIATDQLEKYKQSVHYEMLTKRADLASPTCSSCHGSHGAAPPGVDSVANVCSHCHVVTADLFAKSPHKSAFDELGMPACVTCHSNHDITQPSDAMLGGGEDTPCATCHESDSAPLKKAAELRTMIGGLSSRIDQATAILTRAEHAGMEIGSPRFELLTAQESLIKARAATHSLDMEQIKTATDAGSIVAQKSLESGQGLLAEVQFRRKGLAASMLIIVAVLVGLFLKIREVDRRGRPD, translated from the coding sequence ATGCTGCTGCGCATCATGTGCTTTGGCCTTCTCCTGGCCGCGGCTGTCCTGATCCGTGTCCCCTTCGCTGCCGCAGAGGATGCGTGCACCGACTGTCACAAGTCGTTACGAGAGGAGCGCCTCAATCGTCCGGCCTTCAAGATTAAAGACGATTACCACGTGGCGCGAGGATTGGGATGCCATAGCTGCCACGGCGGCGATCAGACCGCGCTTGACAATAAGGCGCAGGCCCACAGCCCGGCCAAGGGATTCCTGGGTAAACCGAAGCGGTACGCGATTCCTGAGTCCTGCGGGAGATGCCATAGCGATCCAAACTTTATGCGGTCGTTTAATCCGTCTATTCGAACGGATCAGGTCAAGGAATACTATAGCAGTGTCCATGGCAAGAAGCTGCGCGAGGGCGATCAGAAGGTCGCTGTCTGTACCAGTTGTCATGATGTGCACGCGATACGCGCCGTCAAGGATCAGATGGCCTGGACCTATCCGACGAATGTGGCCGAGACTTGCGGCGGATGCCACGGCAATGCGGAGTACATGAAACCGTACAAGATCGCCACCGATCAGCTTGAGAAGTATAAGCAGAGCGTTCATTACGAGATGTTGACCAAGCGGGCCGATCTTGCCTCGCCGACATGCAGTAGCTGCCACGGCAGTCACGGCGCTGCTCCTCCCGGCGTCGATTCGGTAGCGAATGTGTGCAGCCACTGTCATGTTGTGACGGCCGACCTCTTTGCCAAGAGTCCGCACAAGTCGGCGTTCGACGAACTGGGGATGCCGGCGTGCGTGACATGTCATAGCAATCACGATATCACGCAACCGTCGGATGCGATGCTGGGCGGCGGTGAGGACACCCCGTGTGCGACGTGCCATGAATCCGACTCTGCGCCGCTCAAGAAGGCCGCCGAATTGCGAACCATGATTGGGGGTCTTTCAAGCCGGATCGATCAGGCGACGGCGATCCTGACCAGGGCCGAGCACGCAGGGATGGAGATCGGTTCTCCACGGTTCGAACTGCTGACCGCACAAGAGTCCTTGATTAAGGCCAGGGCAGCCACTCATTCGCTCGACATGGAACAGATCAAGACCGCTACCGACGCGGGGTCGATCGTGGCTCAGAAGAGTCTTGAAAGCGGCCAAGGTCTCCTGGCCGAGGTGCAGTTTCGTCGAAAGGGGCTGGCGGCCTCCATGCTGATTATTGTCGCGGTCCTGGTCGGCCTCTTCTTGAAGATCAGAGAAGTCGATCGGCGAGGAAGGCCTGATTGA
- a CDS encoding cytochrome bc complex cytochrome b subunit, translating into MAGVRIAAWLEERIDLWPLRHFVQKKVIPVHRHTVWYYFGGMTLFLFGIQVATGILLTLYYRPSGEEAYESVQFIMTDVQFGWLVRSIHSWSANLMVLTMMIHMFSVYLTQAYRKPRELTWVTGILLFGIVLFFGFSGYLLPWNVLSYFATKVGTEIVGQFPLVGPVLMRLLRGSDEVTGATVSRFYGMHIAILPALMTAILGLHLFLVQKQGMSVPLAVERAHRGQPLRTMPFVPNFLLRDLFGWFVALGLLAALAALFPWELGQKADPFAPAPAGIRPEWFFVFMFQSLKYIPAKIGPFEGEVLGVLGFSLGGLFLLLVPFLDKRSAMGEPSPLFRLIGIGIIAYIVIFTFLGYVAPVK; encoded by the coding sequence GTGGCAGGAGTCCGAATTGCGGCCTGGCTCGAAGAGCGAATCGATCTCTGGCCGCTCAGACATTTCGTTCAGAAAAAGGTCATCCCGGTCCATCGGCATACCGTCTGGTATTATTTCGGCGGGATGACGCTCTTTCTCTTCGGGATTCAAGTCGCGACCGGCATCCTGTTGACGCTCTACTACAGGCCCAGCGGCGAAGAGGCATACGAGAGCGTGCAGTTTATCATGACCGACGTCCAATTCGGATGGCTGGTCCGCTCAATCCATAGCTGGTCGGCTAACCTGATGGTGCTGACGATGATGATCCACATGTTCAGCGTCTATCTGACTCAGGCCTACCGAAAGCCGCGAGAACTGACATGGGTGACCGGAATACTGCTGTTCGGCATCGTACTGTTCTTCGGCTTCAGCGGCTATCTGCTGCCCTGGAATGTGTTGTCGTATTTTGCCACAAAGGTCGGAACGGAGATCGTCGGACAGTTCCCGCTTGTCGGTCCGGTGCTGATGCGGTTGCTCCGAGGCAGCGATGAGGTCACCGGCGCGACGGTGTCTAGGTTTTATGGTATGCACATTGCCATTCTGCCGGCGCTCATGACGGCGATTCTCGGCCTCCACCTGTTCCTGGTCCAGAAGCAGGGGATGAGCGTTCCTCTCGCCGTCGAGCGCGCACACAGGGGGCAGCCGCTCAGAACGATGCCGTTTGTCCCCAATTTTCTATTGCGAGATCTCTTTGGCTGGTTTGTTGCGCTGGGACTTTTGGCCGCACTGGCCGCGCTGTTCCCGTGGGAGCTGGGACAAAAGGCCGATCCCTTCGCGCCGGCGCCTGCCGGAATCCGACCGGAATGGTTCTTCGTCTTCATGTTCCAGAGTTTGAAGTACATCCCGGCCAAGATCGGCCCATTTGAGGGCGAGGTCTTGGGCGTTCTGGGGTTCAGCCTGGGCGGACTATTCCTCTTGCTGGTCCCATTTCTGGACAAACGATCGGCCATGGGAGAGCCGAGCCCGCTCTTCCGTTTGATCGGGATCGGCATCATTGCGTACATCGTGATATTTACGTTTCTTGGATATGTGGCGCCCGTCAAATGA
- a CDS encoding plastoquinol--plastocyanin reductase, which produces MPEQDEQVDHGRRTVNWLLGSSLGVLFLSIVYPVVKYLIPPKLAEPTTFSVTLPWKLAELKANTGRIFRFRSLPGIVVKTSAGELRAFSAVCTHLQCTVQYREDRQDIWCACHNGVYDLNGKNISGPPPRPLEPLKLNVRGEQIIVMKG; this is translated from the coding sequence GTGCCGGAGCAAGATGAACAGGTCGATCATGGGCGTCGGACGGTAAATTGGCTGCTGGGGAGTTCTCTCGGCGTGCTCTTTCTATCTATCGTTTATCCGGTCGTCAAATATCTGATTCCTCCAAAACTGGCCGAGCCGACGACATTCAGCGTAACCCTTCCCTGGAAACTGGCCGAGTTGAAGGCGAACACTGGGCGAATCTTCCGCTTCAGGAGTCTTCCCGGCATCGTGGTGAAGACATCGGCGGGCGAGTTGCGGGCCTTCTCTGCCGTCTGCACCCACCTGCAATGTACGGTGCAATACCGGGAAGATCGACAGGACATCTGGTGCGCCTGTCATAACGGCGTATACGACCTCAATGGGAAGAACATCAGCGGTCCGCCGCCACGGCCCTTGGAACCACTGAAGTTGAACGTCAGGGGCGAGCAGATTATCGTCATGAAAGGATAA
- a CDS encoding cytochrome C, translating into MKKRNAVVALLPLLAVALLVGWACSRFSPPSSGSSQALHPQASSAAGAGASRPQWTGPPPAAKYVGSESCLACHEESAKRFHKTMMGRIMSINPRTPQEQRNCESCHGPGGSHVETEGGALGTLTTFRKGAEPVEAQNATCVNGCHEKGEHTFWRGSTHEVRGVACVSCHKVMTSVSDRYNLAKPTAIEVCSQCHQNRRAQLQRSSHMPLREGKISCSDCHNPHGTATQAMLREDSVNENCYTCHAEKRGPFLWEHAPVIESCTNCHEPHGSTNARLLKVRIPRLCQQCHIETRHPTNPYDPTTGSRYVVNRGCTNCHQKIHGSNHPSGFAFTN; encoded by the coding sequence ATGAAGAAACGTAACGCTGTTGTCGCCCTGCTGCCCTTACTGGCTGTCGCCCTCCTTGTTGGATGGGCCTGTAGTCGATTCAGCCCGCCGTCATCCGGCTCCTCCCAAGCTCTTCATCCTCAAGCGTCGTCCGCTGCCGGCGCCGGTGCGTCCCGGCCTCAGTGGACCGGTCCGCCGCCGGCCGCCAAATATGTGGGGAGCGAGTCCTGCCTGGCGTGTCATGAGGAGTCGGCCAAGCGCTTCCATAAGACGATGATGGGGCGGATCATGTCCATCAACCCGCGCACTCCGCAAGAGCAGCGGAATTGCGAGTCGTGTCACGGCCCGGGGGGCTCGCACGTGGAGACGGAGGGGGGCGCCCTGGGGACATTAACGACCTTCAGGAAGGGGGCAGAGCCGGTCGAGGCGCAGAATGCCACCTGTGTGAACGGCTGCCACGAAAAGGGCGAGCACACCTTCTGGAGGGGAAGCACCCACGAGGTACGGGGTGTGGCGTGCGTCTCCTGCCACAAGGTGATGACGTCGGTGTCGGACCGGTACAACCTGGCGAAGCCGACCGCGATCGAGGTCTGTTCGCAGTGCCACCAGAACCGGCGGGCTCAGCTCCAGCGCAGCTCCCACATGCCGTTACGCGAGGGAAAGATCAGTTGCAGCGACTGCCATAACCCTCATGGAACCGCGACGCAGGCGATGCTGCGGGAAGACTCGGTCAACGAAAACTGCTATACGTGCCATGCCGAGAAACGGGGGCCGTTCCTGTGGGAGCATGCGCCCGTCATCGAGAGCTGTACAAACTGTCACGAGCCGCACGGCTCCACGAATGCGAGGCTCCTGAAGGTCAGGATTCCCCGCCTCTGCCAGCAGTGCCACATCGAGACCCGACATCCCACGAATCCCTACGATCCGACGACCGGATCACGGTATGTTGTCAATAGAGGCTGCACCAACTGTCACCAGAAGATCCATGGATCAAACCATCCCTCAGGGTTCGCCTTCACGAACTGA
- a CDS encoding DNA helicase II, producing MRSDTIVADLNPRQAEAVLHTEGPLLVLAGAGSGKTRVITRRIAYLIDHCGVPPWNILAVTFTNKAAGEMKRRVADLLGQNGSEPGLRDSGSVWVGTFHSTCVRILRKHGAALGIKSSFVIYDDGDQLSLMRDCLRAQGLSERSLNPRAILSRISRAKNELLTAEEYTLQANDRMEERTAKLYLMYQERLDSLQALDFDDLLMATVRLFEQHPEALAAYQDLWRYILVDEYQDTNHAQYRLVHLLTGNHGNLCVVGDDDQSIYRWRGADLNNILDFERDHSGCIVIRLEQNYRSTQQILQGAGGVVAHNYGRKGKTLWTENEVGDPIVLYRALDENDEALFAARTIQGRAADGGTGYDDYAIFYRTNAQSRVLEEALRQALIPYVIVGGLRFYERKEIKDLLAYLRWVVNPADSVSFKRLVNAPTRGIGPATIAKLELLAMQGKTTIWEACQRAVREKLLNTKQQAAMEGLLRLIEEVRSKTALSPISDLIGELITGSGYAEELEHERTPEAESRLENLKELVTAAQEFAERNGDGGLAAFLDSVALVSDLDEYAEGRGVVTLMTLHTAKGLEFDTVFMVGLEEGIFPHALAMPDERELEEERRLCYVGMTRARRRLYLASARQRRLYGNRSFNLPSRFLDEIPPDVLQVRDPWESRSVAPPPSTPSRPQHHDGEPFVDRLFPGARIRHPDFGVGVIRERSGSGDDLKVVVRFKAAGEKKLMVKYAQLEQA from the coding sequence GTGAGATCTGATACGATAGTCGCCGATCTGAACCCGCGACAAGCGGAGGCGGTTCTGCACACCGAGGGGCCGCTCCTGGTGTTGGCGGGAGCCGGGTCCGGGAAGACTAGGGTCATCACCCGACGGATCGCCTACCTGATCGACCACTGCGGGGTCCCGCCCTGGAATATCCTGGCGGTCACGTTTACCAATAAGGCCGCCGGTGAGATGAAGCGGCGGGTAGCGGATCTGCTGGGACAGAACGGCTCTGAGCCTGGTCTCAGGGATAGCGGCAGCGTCTGGGTCGGGACGTTTCATTCCACATGCGTCCGGATTCTGCGGAAGCACGGCGCGGCGCTGGGCATCAAGAGCTCTTTCGTCATTTACGACGACGGCGATCAGTTGAGCCTCATGCGGGACTGCCTGCGAGCGCAGGGTCTGTCCGAGCGCTCCCTGAACCCTCGCGCGATCCTTTCCCGTATCAGCCGCGCGAAGAATGAGCTGCTTACCGCCGAGGAGTACACGTTACAGGCCAACGACCGGATGGAAGAGCGAACCGCCAAGCTGTACCTCATGTATCAGGAGCGGCTGGATAGCCTGCAGGCGCTCGACTTCGACGATCTGCTTATGGCGACGGTACGCCTCTTCGAGCAACATCCTGAGGCGCTGGCGGCCTACCAGGACCTGTGGCGCTACATCCTGGTGGATGAGTACCAGGATACAAACCACGCTCAGTACCGCCTCGTCCATCTGTTGACCGGCAATCACGGAAACCTCTGCGTGGTGGGCGATGACGACCAGTCGATCTATCGGTGGCGCGGCGCCGACCTGAACAATATCCTGGACTTCGAACGGGACCATTCGGGGTGCATCGTGATCCGGCTGGAACAGAACTATCGATCGACCCAACAGATCCTCCAGGGCGCCGGAGGCGTGGTGGCCCACAACTACGGTCGAAAGGGCAAGACCCTGTGGACCGAGAACGAGGTTGGGGACCCGATCGTCCTCTACCGGGCCCTCGATGAAAACGATGAGGCCCTCTTCGCCGCCAGGACGATCCAAGGTCGGGCCGCCGATGGAGGGACGGGGTACGACGACTACGCGATCTTCTACCGGACGAACGCGCAGTCGCGCGTCCTGGAGGAGGCGCTGCGGCAGGCCCTGATCCCGTACGTCATCGTGGGCGGACTCCGCTTCTATGAACGGAAGGAGATCAAGGACCTGTTGGCTTATCTGCGCTGGGTCGTCAATCCCGCGGACAGCGTCAGCTTTAAGCGGCTGGTGAATGCGCCGACGCGCGGCATCGGGCCCGCCACGATCGCCAAGCTCGAACTGCTGGCGATGCAAGGGAAGACCACGATCTGGGAGGCCTGTCAACGCGCGGTACGGGAGAAGCTGCTCAATACTAAGCAGCAGGCGGCCATGGAGGGATTACTGCGCCTCATTGAAGAGGTGCGGTCGAAAACCGCTCTTAGTCCCATTTCAGATCTGATTGGAGAGCTGATTACCGGGTCCGGATACGCGGAGGAGCTGGAGCACGAGCGAACGCCGGAGGCCGAGAGCCGCCTGGAAAACCTGAAAGAGCTAGTGACCGCCGCCCAGGAGTTTGCGGAGCGCAATGGCGACGGCGGGCTGGCAGCGTTCCTCGATTCCGTCGCCCTGGTCAGCGACCTCGACGAGTACGCCGAAGGCCGGGGCGTGGTGACGCTCATGACGCTTCATACGGCCAAGGGCCTGGAGTTTGATACCGTCTTCATGGTCGGACTGGAGGAAGGGATCTTCCCGCACGCCCTTGCCATGCCCGACGAGCGGGAGCTTGAGGAGGAACGGCGGCTCTGTTATGTCGGCATGACCAGGGCCAGGCGGCGGCTCTATCTCGCGTCGGCGCGGCAGCGACGCCTGTACGGCAACCGGAGTTTTAACCTGCCGTCGCGGTTCCTGGATGAAATCCCGCCGGATGTCCTGCAGGTTCGCGATCCGTGGGAATCCCGGTCCGTCGCCCCGCCACCCTCTACCCCTTCTCGTCCCCAACACCACGATGGCGAGCCGTTCGTCGATCGCCTGTTTCCTGGAGCCCGCATCCGGCATCCCGACTTCGGCGTCGGGGTGATCCGCGAACGGAGCGGCAGCGGGGACGATCTGAAGGTCGTCGTCAGGTTCAAGGCCGCCGGTGAGAAGAAGCTGATGGTCAAGTATGCCCAATTGGAACAGGCCTAG
- a CDS encoding Cation diffusion facilitator family transporter: protein MVGAHSVEAGSQPTGHRFTDSATLDSGIRALVISSVGLLATCIIQIAVVWVGQSAALLADALHNLVDVFTSIPLWIAFALSRRLATRRFTYGYARAEDVAGVTIILFIVGSAILAGYAALHKWSSGAPTTHLGLGMAAALVGAIGNELVAVYKIRVGKAIGSAALVADGQHSRADALTSVGAFVGILGVFWGFPWADPLMGLVIGAAILYIAWEAGQEVLARIMDAIEPETVNQIEQIAGAVAGVHRVDEVRARWIGHQVMVELSIEVGPRLTVTKGHQIAETVRHELFHHIPRLADAVVHVNPAWEGADPYHALTADHQPESLRHSVSKGNTP from the coding sequence ATGGTCGGCGCACATTCAGTAGAAGCCGGCAGTCAACCAACCGGTCATAGGTTCACGGACTCGGCAACGCTCGATTCCGGGATCAGGGCGCTGGTGATCTCCAGCGTGGGCCTGTTGGCGACCTGCATCATACAGATTGCGGTCGTCTGGGTCGGGCAAAGCGCAGCGCTCCTGGCCGATGCACTCCACAATCTGGTCGATGTCTTCACCTCGATTCCGCTCTGGATCGCATTTGCCCTCTCTCGCCGTCTGGCCACTCGACGGTTTACGTACGGCTACGCCCGTGCCGAGGACGTCGCCGGCGTAACCATCATTCTCTTTATCGTCGGCAGCGCGATTCTTGCGGGGTATGCCGCGCTGCACAAGTGGTCCAGCGGGGCGCCAACGACTCACCTGGGGCTTGGGATGGCGGCGGCCCTGGTCGGGGCTATCGGCAATGAGCTGGTTGCCGTGTATAAGATCCGGGTCGGGAAGGCGATCGGCAGTGCGGCGCTGGTGGCTGATGGCCAGCACTCCCGTGCCGATGCGCTGACCTCTGTCGGGGCGTTCGTCGGCATCCTCGGGGTCTTTTGGGGATTTCCCTGGGCCGACCCGCTCATGGGCCTCGTAATCGGCGCGGCCATCCTGTACATCGCCTGGGAGGCAGGCCAAGAGGTGCTGGCGCGTATCATGGATGCTATCGAACCGGAGACGGTCAACCAGATCGAGCAGATCGCCGGCGCGGTCGCCGGGGTGCACCGGGTCGATGAGGTACGAGCCCGCTGGATCGGACACCAGGTGATGGTCGAGCTGTCGATCGAGGTCGGCCCGCGCTTGACCGTTACCAAAGGCCACCAAATCGCTGAAACGGTACGGCATGAACTATTCCACCACATCCCTCGGCTGGCTGACGCCGTCGTACACGTCAACCCCGCATGGGAAGGGGCCGACCCCTACCACGCCCTGACGGCCGACCACCAACCGGAATCTCTGAGACACTCCGTATCAAAAGGGAACACGCCATGA
- the gatC gene encoding glutamyl-tRNA amidotransferase subunit C: MKITLAEVEHVARLARLELTAEEKERMRAQLDSILSYIDKLNELDTSAVEPTSHVLPMTNVFREDEVAPSIAQEAVLANAPDRHDLFFRVPRILEE; encoded by the coding sequence ATGAAGATCACGCTTGCAGAGGTTGAGCATGTGGCCAGGCTGGCCCGGCTGGAGCTGACGGCGGAGGAGAAGGAGCGGATGCGGGCCCAGCTCGACTCCATCCTGAGCTACATCGATAAGCTGAATGAACTGGATACGTCGGCCGTCGAGCCGACCTCCCACGTCCTGCCGATGACCAACGTCTTCCGCGAGGATGAGGTCGCGCCTTCGATTGCCCAGGAGGCCGTCCTGGCGAATGCGCCGGATCGCCATGACCTCTTCTTCCGAGTCCCAAGAATCCTGGAGGAGTAA